Proteins encoded together in one bacterium window:
- a CDS encoding DUF4394 domain-containing protein, with protein sequence MRSAAIIFFLAVALSFSHAAQAERSEDEARDEWANSKVSAEGDPSARLDTLLDGASLWLLTDRNALLIRGAPFSLSTWARRAVTGVGGRLLGVDWRPADGRVYAIDDRNDLYRLDGTQGRAERVSALTAGFEGTPRSCFDFNPQADRLRLVAESGQNLRVHVGLGAVAIDGPLSYALGDENAGRSPRITACAYTDNVAEAPVTRLFDIDWMRDVLVLQDPPNDGELQTVGPLRVDFSEHGAFDILTKAGGEELALAVSDGQIHLIDLETGASTAMGDLGLENTQIIGMSVVPSRAPGR encoded by the coding sequence ATGAGGTCCGCAGCGATCATCTTCTTTCTTGCGGTCGCACTCTCTTTCTCGCACGCCGCTCAGGCGGAGAGGAGCGAGGACGAGGCTCGGGACGAGTGGGCGAATTCGAAGGTCTCGGCGGAAGGCGATCCCTCGGCTCGACTGGATACGCTGCTCGACGGCGCGTCGCTCTGGCTACTGACGGATCGCAATGCTCTGCTGATTCGCGGCGCGCCCTTCTCCCTGTCCACATGGGCGCGCCGGGCCGTCACGGGCGTCGGCGGTCGGCTCCTCGGCGTCGATTGGCGCCCGGCGGATGGCCGCGTATACGCGATCGACGACCGAAACGACCTCTACCGACTCGACGGGACGCAGGGTCGGGCGGAGCGGGTGAGCGCCCTCACGGCAGGCTTCGAAGGCACGCCGCGCTCCTGCTTCGACTTCAACCCCCAGGCCGACCGGCTTCGTCTCGTCGCCGAGAGCGGTCAGAATTTGCGCGTGCACGTCGGGTTGGGCGCCGTGGCGATCGATGGGCCCCTTTCCTATGCGCTCGGGGACGAGAACGCGGGCCGAAGCCCGCGCATCACGGCCTGTGCCTACACCGACAACGTTGCCGAGGCGCCGGTGACGCGTCTCTTCGACATCGATTGGATGCGTGACGTGCTCGTGCTCCAGGACCCGCCGAACGACGGCGAGCTTCAGACCGTGGGCCCGCTGCGGGTCGACTTCAGCGAGCACGGGGCGTTCGATATCCTGACGAAGGCAGGTGGCGAGGAACTCGCCCTTGCGGTGTCGGACGGGCAGATCCATCTGATCGACCTCGAGACCGGTGCTTCCACCGCGATGGGCGATCTCGGCCTCGAGAACACGCAGATCATCGGCATGTCGGTCGTTCCGTCGCGCGCCCCGGGCCGATGA
- a CDS encoding anti-sigma factor, which translates to MNEREDAIIRFVLGDMAEHEARRFARRLRVDAALREEARQVAEAWTAIGHANPEMPPARLRERVLDAAIEGTLPAPNRAQPRTSFRSLAAGTAAAAAAILLVVVGLDDLRLRREIAVMAEVSETLSQPNVVLSFSLAGEGPFQSAGGRASLDLDAKKAAIVVNGLPQLANGMGYRLWAIVGDEEVSCGHFLADDEERVVRQFAIPVRDYRDRVSGLFITIEAERATRPSGEIVMTSI; encoded by the coding sequence ATGAACGAGAGAGAAGATGCGATCATTCGCTTCGTGCTTGGCGATATGGCCGAGCACGAGGCGCGCCGATTCGCGCGCCGATTGCGCGTCGACGCTGCGCTCCGCGAGGAGGCACGCCAGGTTGCGGAGGCCTGGACAGCGATCGGCCATGCGAATCCGGAGATGCCCCCGGCGCGTCTGCGAGAGCGCGTTCTCGATGCCGCGATCGAGGGAACACTTCCGGCTCCGAACCGGGCACAGCCCCGGACTTCGTTCCGGTCCCTGGCGGCCGGCACGGCCGCAGCGGCTGCCGCGATCCTCCTCGTCGTGGTCGGTCTCGACGATCTTCGCCTCCGGCGAGAGATCGCCGTGATGGCGGAAGTGTCCGAGACGCTCAGTCAACCGAACGTCGTGCTCTCGTTCTCGCTCGCCGGTGAGGGTCCGTTCCAGTCCGCGGGGGGGCGTGCGAGCCTGGATCTCGACGCGAAGAAGGCAGCGATCGTCGTGAACGGACTCCCGCAGTTGGCGAACGGGATGGGGTATCGGCTGTGGGCGATCGTGGGAGACGAAGAGGTTTCCTGTGGGCACTTCCTGGCGGATGACGAGGAGCGCGTCGTCCGGCAGTTCGCGATCCCGGTGCGGGACTACCGCGACCGGGTGAGTGGACTCTTCATCACGATCGAAGCGGAGCGCGCGACTCGTCCCTCCGGCGAGATCGTGATGACGAGCATCTGA
- a CDS encoding sigma-70 family RNA polymerase sigma factor, whose product MARDEKQTERTGGEANAARTTLRSSMTPDDDPTALSDVDLLRRLHADHDEPEVALAALYDRYAGLVFGLSMRILRDRAEAEDVTHDVFLSLIERDRYDPKRAQFRTFLTLLTRSRAIDRVRSRSRAVSTRAERQIDEVLSARGPSPFDDAGVRENARLVSDAMSELSERQRTALEMAYYRGMSHSEIAGEMEAPLGTVKGLLRSGLGVLRRVLKRATG is encoded by the coding sequence GTGGCTCGAGACGAGAAGCAGACCGAACGGACGGGCGGCGAGGCGAACGCGGCGAGGACGACTTTGCGGTCGTCGATGACGCCGGACGACGACCCGACCGCGCTCTCGGACGTCGACCTCTTGCGTCGCCTGCACGCGGATCATGATGAGCCCGAAGTGGCCCTCGCCGCCCTCTACGACCGATACGCGGGCCTCGTCTTCGGCTTGAGCATGCGAATCCTGCGCGACCGCGCCGAGGCGGAAGACGTCACCCACGACGTTTTCCTCTCGCTCATCGAGCGTGATCGATACGACCCCAAGCGTGCGCAGTTTCGCACTTTTCTCACTCTGCTGACGCGCTCGCGGGCGATCGACCGCGTGCGGTCGCGGAGCCGAGCCGTCTCGACTCGAGCAGAAAGGCAGATCGACGAGGTTCTGAGCGCCCGCGGACCGTCGCCGTTCGACGACGCCGGCGTCCGGGAGAACGCGCGGCTGGTTTCCGATGCGATGTCCGAGCTCTCCGAACGCCAACGCACGGCACTGGAGATGGCCTACTACCGCGGAATGAGTCACAGCGAGATCGCCGGTGAGATGGAGGCGCCGCTCGGCACCGTCAAGGGGCTCTTGAGATCCGGTTTGGGCGTTCTGCGACGAGTGCTCAAGCGAGCGACGGGATGA